A window from Lactiplantibacillus pentosus encodes these proteins:
- a CDS encoding acyltransferase family protein, whose translation MNEPSTQPAQQADIGDYLKLGACTAVMAQPILADALTVHPTVAAQVGIGVLYNLVKYTAPAFIFGILYTTTRTTLARRELTYGTYLRQQWHALFVPTIWWTLIYLVLMPQLQQGSPFQNWKGFLWRFVNGNAAPHLWYNTMMLQFIILMPLFWAIGRWCQYHPHRGELVLMVTILITGLWLWFYDTQIFHGPQMQHWYLFDRFFVSFLIFGVCGVLAWVFRSRFDHLITRWWPGLVGLLLLCFWWTNRELFSYGFPVKLGNAPYYKPSMTLYAFAVIGLLAALCLAQVKRHRPFTRFVHRFAGMAYKAYLSNVCWSTLLWLSFGRQLTTWSPLLGIVVVYLLTWPLSFGSAFGLHCLWTAVKQRSQRVRETV comes from the coding sequence ATGAACGAACCTTCAACTCAACCTGCCCAGCAAGCTGATATCGGGGATTACCTGAAATTAGGCGCTTGTACGGCAGTCATGGCGCAACCAATCTTGGCGGACGCGTTAACAGTGCACCCAACTGTGGCCGCGCAAGTTGGCATCGGGGTCCTTTATAATTTGGTCAAGTATACGGCCCCCGCCTTCATCTTTGGCATCCTGTACACGACGACCCGGACGACGTTGGCACGGCGTGAGCTAACTTATGGGACTTATTTACGGCAACAGTGGCACGCCTTGTTTGTCCCAACGATTTGGTGGACATTAATTTACTTGGTTTTGATGCCCCAATTGCAACAGGGTTCTCCTTTCCAGAATTGGAAGGGCTTTCTCTGGCGTTTTGTCAACGGTAACGCAGCGCCGCACCTGTGGTATAACACCATGATGCTCCAATTCATCATCTTGATGCCACTCTTCTGGGCAATTGGTCGCTGGTGTCAATATCACCCACACCGCGGTGAACTAGTGCTGATGGTGACCATCCTCATCACCGGTTTGTGGCTGTGGTTCTATGACACACAAATTTTCCATGGCCCACAAATGCAACACTGGTACTTATTCGACCGGTTCTTTGTCAGCTTTCTCATCTTCGGGGTCTGCGGTGTGCTGGCGTGGGTCTTTCGGTCCCGTTTTGACCACTTGATCACGCGCTGGTGGCCGGGCTTAGTCGGCTTGTTGCTGCTTTGCTTCTGGTGGACCAACCGGGAATTATTCAGCTATGGTTTCCCGGTCAAGCTGGGGAACGCACCGTACTACAAACCCTCGATGACCCTATATGCGTTTGCCGTGATTGGCCTGCTGGCAGCGCTGTGCCTGGCGCAAGTCAAGCGGCACCGCCCATTTACAAGATTTGTCCACCGCTTCGCTGGCATGGCCTACAAGGCGTATCTCTCGAACGTCTGTTGGTCAACGCTGCTCTGGCTGAGTTTTGGTCGCCAACTGACGACTTGGTCACCCTTGCTTGGCATCGTGGTCGTCTATCTGCTGACCTGGCCATTGTCATTCGGCTCGGCCTTTGGGTTACACTGCCTGTGGACGGCCGTCAAACAGCGCAGCCAACGTGTTCGTGAAACGGTTTAA
- a CDS encoding M57 family metalloprotease, with protein sequence MKHWRVLVVMGALVIGGWSLNHDNLVRSQQAALLRPRSVRKLPATVINELQRMIQPLRSLVEAPKTTSNVTISRGTTPVNSLVARQRLSSKYVYHFEQATPKPVKRVFHTAIQTYNQTGLVQLRPGKPSLTRNSLTLGTYQQQQSHANGSIELGQGGPTVTYAVVKTLNHGQARLNTAYPEAVATSVAVHEVGHALGLDHSRQLDSVMYPFDQGQTTLSHADISALKTIYG encoded by the coding sequence ATGAAGCACTGGCGAGTCCTAGTCGTCATGGGGGCGCTAGTTATCGGCGGTTGGAGTCTTAACCATGACAATTTGGTGCGCTCACAACAGGCGGCGTTACTGCGACCGCGGTCGGTTCGAAAGTTGCCAGCGACCGTCATCAATGAGTTACAGCGGATGATCCAGCCGTTACGGTCACTCGTTGAGGCGCCAAAAACGACCTCAAACGTGACGATTAGTCGGGGAACCACCCCGGTTAATTCGTTGGTTGCCCGGCAGCGATTATCATCAAAGTATGTCTATCATTTTGAACAAGCAACGCCTAAGCCGGTCAAACGGGTCTTTCATACGGCGATTCAGACCTATAACCAGACAGGATTAGTCCAGTTACGCCCCGGCAAACCAAGCTTGACGCGTAATTCATTAACCTTGGGAACGTATCAGCAACAACAATCGCATGCAAACGGCAGTATTGAACTTGGTCAGGGTGGTCCGACCGTCACGTATGCGGTCGTTAAGACGCTCAATCATGGCCAGGCACGACTGAATACGGCTTATCCGGAGGCGGTCGCCACTTCAGTTGCCGTTCATGAAGTCGGCCATGCGCTGGGATTAGACCATAGTCGCCAACTTGACTCGGTGATGTACCCATTTGATCAAGGCCAAACGACCTTATCGCATGCCGATATATCGGCACTCAAGACGATTTATGGTTAG
- a CDS encoding SDR family oxidoreductase, which translates to MSINEKVIIITGASSGIGAATVKVLTQQHAKLVIGARRLERLESLKQALPNATIVPQQVDVTNYEDVQALVQTALDRFGRVDAFYNNAGIMPVNAMSVGARDEWQQILDVNVTGVLNGIAAVLPTMIKQQHGHILATDSVAGHIAVPDHVVYSGSKFAVRAIMEGLRQEQYQNNIRTTLISPGSVATELYQSIADKTHQQAEIDIEKQLGIDPVNIAQAVAFAINAPESVAVNEMVIRPTKQAI; encoded by the coding sequence ATGAGCATAAATGAGAAAGTGATTATTATTACTGGTGCTTCCAGTGGTATCGGTGCCGCAACCGTCAAAGTTTTGACACAGCAGCACGCCAAATTAGTCATTGGTGCGCGCCGATTAGAACGATTGGAATCACTCAAGCAGGCGTTACCAAATGCAACGATTGTGCCACAACAAGTAGATGTGACCAACTATGAGGATGTCCAAGCGTTAGTTCAAACTGCCCTCGATCGCTTCGGGCGGGTCGACGCATTTTATAATAACGCCGGGATTATGCCGGTAAATGCAATGAGTGTGGGTGCTCGTGATGAATGGCAACAAATCTTAGATGTCAACGTTACTGGTGTGCTGAATGGGATTGCGGCGGTCCTCCCAACCATGATCAAACAGCAGCATGGTCATATCTTGGCGACTGATTCCGTTGCGGGGCACATCGCTGTTCCAGACCACGTCGTTTACAGTGGGTCAAAATTTGCGGTGCGCGCCATTATGGAAGGCTTACGACAAGAACAGTATCAGAATAACATTCGAACGACACTGATTTCTCCAGGGAGCGTGGCAACTGAGCTGTATCAGTCCATCGCTGACAAAACACATCAGCAAGCAGAAATCGATATAGAAAAACAATTGGGAATTGACCCAGTCAATATCGCACAAGCAGTGGCTTTTGCCATTAATGCACCAGAATCCGTCGCTGTTAACGAAATGGTCATTCGACCAACGAAACAAGCCATTTAA
- a CDS encoding zinc-binding alcohol dehydrogenase family protein has translation MQAYVVNHPGGPEALELTTVSKPVVKPGWTRVRVLGFGINHSEIFTREGKSPSVQLPRILGIEVVGVVDETSAPDQLTPGQRVVSIMGEMGRAYDGSYAEYVLLPNSQVYPIQTDLPLASLVATPETYYTAFGIFNSLRLQATDSVLIRAATSGVGIAALKLIKAFNPKLTVTGTTRRAAKESALLAAGFDAVIVAPDSAKLPAATGNFDKIIDLIGPLSAKDSLQHLNDGGIVNVTGELGGVWTIPAFDPISDIPNNGYLTGFSSGDVSEAKLQALFDFIHDYHVDVQPARVFAFKDVPAAHAYLQATGSFGKVIVLMDDAATA, from the coding sequence ATGCAAGCATACGTTGTTAATCATCCAGGTGGTCCCGAAGCGCTTGAACTGACGACCGTTTCGAAGCCAGTTGTTAAACCAGGGTGGACCCGGGTCAGAGTATTAGGTTTTGGTATTAATCATTCTGAAATTTTTACGCGCGAGGGCAAGTCACCCAGTGTGCAGTTGCCGCGGATTTTAGGTATCGAAGTCGTGGGTGTTGTGGATGAGACCAGTGCGCCCGACCAGTTGACGCCAGGGCAACGCGTCGTCTCTATTATGGGAGAGATGGGGCGTGCGTACGATGGCAGTTACGCCGAATACGTCTTACTCCCCAACAGTCAGGTTTATCCGATTCAAACGGACTTGCCGTTAGCATCATTAGTGGCGACGCCGGAAACGTATTACACGGCCTTTGGTATTTTCAATAGTTTACGCTTACAAGCAACTGATTCCGTCTTGATTCGGGCGGCAACCAGTGGGGTCGGAATTGCCGCGCTTAAGTTGATCAAGGCGTTCAATCCGAAGCTGACCGTGACTGGCACGACGCGACGGGCTGCCAAAGAGTCGGCGTTACTAGCTGCAGGGTTTGATGCTGTCATCGTGGCACCGGATTCAGCTAAACTACCAGCTGCCACGGGAAATTTTGACAAGATTATCGATTTAATTGGGCCACTTAGCGCCAAAGATTCGTTGCAACATCTGAATGATGGCGGAATCGTCAACGTCACGGGTGAGTTAGGTGGTGTCTGGACGATTCCGGCCTTTGATCCAATCAGTGATATTCCAAACAATGGCTATTTGACCGGCTTCTCGTCCGGTGATGTTTCCGAGGCCAAACTTCAGGCGTTGTTCGATTTTATTCACGATTACCACGTCGATGTACAACCCGCCCGAGTCTTTGCGTTCAAGGATGTGCCAGCCGCGCACGCCTACCTACAAGCGACCGGGAGCTTTGGTAAGGTGATCGTGTTGATGGACGATGCGGCGACGGCCTAA
- a CDS encoding ABC transporter permease/substrate-binding protein, whose product MSALMSYLTKNQSAIVSALGQHIELSVIAILITVVIAIPLAAVSLNHRKLGELMLQVTGVIQTIPSLAILGILIPFVGIGTVPAIIALVLYAIMPAFQNTYAGLTNIDPLLIEAADAFGVSKRFKLFKVQFPLAMPMIISGIRIAVVMVIGTATLAALIGGGGLGTYIILGIQTNNNNALIVGAVLSAVLALVASALIRILVRVPVKHTIIGIMALAMIIAGGVGVKKLMTPKVENVVIAGKMGGEPEILINMYKDLIEQDNPNVKVTLKSNFGGTSFLFKALQSHKIDIYPEFTGTVLQSLVQGHTKLNADPNVTYQTAKQALLKQYQMAYLKPMRYQNGYGITVTQATARKYHLRTYADLKRYPQLRAAFDPDFYQQSDGYPGLQKTYGLNFKSVRTMEPALRYEALAKGKVDVTDAYTTDPQIKKYHLVLLTDNKHFFPPYQGAPLMTKRFMTQHPQIVRSLKKLAGRISTTDMQTMNYQVTVQHQKAATVAKHYLKAHHLLK is encoded by the coding sequence ATGAGTGCTTTAATGAGCTATTTGACCAAAAATCAATCTGCAATTGTGAGTGCGCTAGGCCAACATATCGAATTGTCAGTGATTGCAATATTAATCACCGTTGTTATTGCGATTCCGCTGGCTGCAGTCTCGCTAAATCATCGTAAGCTGGGAGAATTAATGTTACAAGTGACTGGTGTCATTCAAACAATTCCCAGTCTGGCGATTTTAGGTATTCTAATTCCGTTTGTTGGGATTGGAACCGTACCAGCGATTATTGCCCTAGTGTTATACGCCATTATGCCGGCGTTCCAGAATACTTATGCCGGACTGACCAATATCGATCCGTTATTGATCGAAGCGGCGGATGCTTTTGGGGTTTCAAAACGATTTAAATTATTTAAAGTTCAATTTCCATTGGCCATGCCGATGATTATTTCGGGCATCCGGATTGCAGTTGTGATGGTCATTGGGACCGCAACTTTGGCTGCTTTAATTGGTGGTGGTGGACTGGGAACGTACATTATCTTAGGAATTCAGACTAACAATAATAATGCGTTAATTGTTGGTGCCGTCCTATCTGCGGTACTGGCGTTAGTTGCGAGTGCGTTGATTCGGATTTTGGTCCGAGTTCCAGTGAAACATACGATTATTGGTATTATGGCGTTGGCCATGATCATCGCTGGTGGTGTCGGTGTTAAAAAGCTGATGACGCCAAAAGTAGAAAATGTGGTGATTGCTGGTAAAATGGGTGGTGAGCCTGAGATTCTAATCAATATGTACAAGGATTTAATCGAGCAAGATAATCCGAACGTCAAGGTGACACTCAAATCAAATTTCGGTGGGACCAGCTTTTTATTTAAGGCATTGCAGAGCCATAAAATCGATATTTATCCAGAATTCACCGGTACGGTGCTCCAGTCCTTGGTCCAAGGACACACTAAGTTGAACGCTGATCCAAATGTGACTTATCAGACCGCTAAGCAAGCGTTATTAAAACAGTATCAAATGGCTTATTTAAAGCCGATGCGTTATCAAAATGGCTATGGGATTACGGTGACGCAGGCCACTGCTAGAAAATATCATTTGCGGACTTATGCGGACCTAAAACGCTACCCACAATTGAGGGCCGCGTTTGACCCTGACTTCTATCAACAATCTGATGGGTATCCGGGACTACAAAAGACATACGGTCTTAACTTTAAATCGGTTCGAACAATGGAGCCAGCCTTGCGCTACGAAGCACTTGCCAAGGGTAAAGTTGACGTGACGGATGCCTATACGACTGATCCGCAAATTAAGAAGTATCACCTGGTATTATTGACGGATAACAAGCATTTCTTCCCACCATATCAAGGTGCACCATTGATGACCAAGCGCTTTATGACCCAGCACCCGCAAATCGTTCGATCATTGAAAAAATTAGCGGGCAGGATATCGACAACTGATATGCAAACGATGAATTATCAAGTAACGGTCCAACATCAGAAAGCAGCAACAGTTGCCAAACACTATCTTAAAGCGCACCATTTATTAAAATAG
- a CDS encoding ABC transporter ATP-binding protein — MITFKQVTKTYAQSVALQRVNLTINSRELFVLVGPSGSGKTTLLKMINRLNEPTSGEVRIDDQKVNDVEVKTLRRTIGYVLQSGALFPNMTVFENAAISLAVLGWPIKKQHERVNALLQLVGLAPQKFAERHPSELSGGEAQRVGIVRALAADPLIVLMDEPFSALDPISKRQLQELVLTLHQRLETTFVFVTHDMQEAIKLADRMAVIHNGELQQVGTPAEILTMPQNKFVANFFAGEVNTKLYLQAVLTAHLGTATSSETSNEAIELKRTDTLSTWAAILAKKPRALIRVDGKVLAPQDLMQYMATIQLGGQAK; from the coding sequence ATGATTACGTTTAAGCAAGTCACTAAGACCTATGCACAATCCGTTGCACTGCAGCGGGTTAATTTGACCATTAATAGTCGGGAGCTATTTGTGTTAGTCGGCCCTTCAGGATCAGGTAAGACGACCTTATTAAAGATGATCAATCGATTAAACGAGCCAACAAGTGGAGAGGTACGTATTGATGATCAAAAAGTCAATGATGTTGAGGTTAAGACACTGAGACGGACGATTGGTTATGTTTTACAATCTGGAGCACTCTTTCCAAATATGACGGTCTTTGAGAATGCGGCCATCTCGTTGGCCGTTCTCGGCTGGCCAATCAAAAAACAACATGAGCGGGTGAACGCATTATTACAATTGGTTGGACTGGCCCCACAAAAGTTTGCAGAACGCCATCCTAGTGAGCTATCAGGTGGTGAAGCACAGCGGGTTGGAATTGTTCGGGCCTTGGCAGCTGACCCATTGATCGTATTAATGGATGAACCGTTTAGTGCGCTTGACCCGATTTCTAAGCGCCAGTTACAGGAATTGGTATTGACGCTCCATCAACGGCTTGAAACGACATTTGTATTTGTGACCCATGATATGCAGGAAGCCATTAAGCTAGCTGACCGAATGGCCGTGATTCATAATGGTGAGTTACAGCAAGTGGGCACGCCCGCTGAGATTTTAACGATGCCGCAAAATAAATTTGTGGCTAATTTCTTTGCTGGTGAGGTGAATACCAAGCTTTATCTGCAGGCCGTTTTAACTGCCCACCTTGGAACAGCTACCTCAAGTGAAACCTCAAATGAAGCGATTGAATTGAAACGAACAGACACGCTTTCAACGTGGGCGGCAATTTTAGCGAAAAAGCCACGCGCCTTGATTCGCGTTGACGGCAAAGTTTTGGCGCCACAAGATTTGATGCAATACATGGCAACCATCCAGTTGGGAGGCCAAGCTAAATGA
- a CDS encoding winged helix-turn-helix transcriptional regulator, with protein MSSRKLLEQNGICPVATTIDLLSSKWKVLIMRDLLKGTRRYSELRTSVAGISQKMLTQSLREMTDDGLVIRKAFPVIPPKVEYHLSELGESMRPIINSMADWGSDYLDHHPEKRRVTMQPTPAQ; from the coding sequence ATGTCTTCAAGAAAATTATTAGAACAAAATGGAATCTGTCCGGTTGCCACAACGATTGATTTACTCAGTAGCAAGTGGAAAGTGCTCATCATGCGAGATTTACTGAAGGGAACTCGGCGCTATTCCGAATTACGGACAAGCGTTGCTGGAATCAGTCAAAAAATGCTCACGCAAAGTTTACGGGAGATGACCGATGACGGCTTGGTCATTCGAAAAGCGTTCCCCGTCATCCCACCCAAAGTCGAGTATCACCTCTCCGAATTAGGTGAAAGCATGCGCCCAATCATTAATTCAATGGCCGATTGGGGCAGCGACTATTTGGACCACCATCCCGAGAAACGACGAGTCACCATGCAACCCACTCCGGCGCAATAA
- a CDS encoding DHA2 family efflux MFS transporter permease subunit → MSKRVDLKLILAIIAAGLLSFCGVIVETAMNITFPKLMRTFAINTATVQWMTTAYLLIVATIVPISAFLKRRFKTKTLFVTANLLFIAGLVVDAVATNFPLLVIGRIIQGCGTGIALPLMFNIIIDWAPANQKGTLMGIGTLITAIAPALGPTFGGIIVNSMDWHWIFIFLIPVLIVSLILGIYAIRQAEPTTKARFDVLGWLMIVLLFVGFTIGFSKLSTVTTQPWSFVAWLIVGLVGLVGFIMRTQHTDQPLISLKIFQSSSYDGHLLAYFLVQICALGLAFILPNYIQLVNGQSALLAGLFVLPGAAIGAIFAPLGGQILDHFGAAKPVLTGSTILVIAMALFAILGMRLTGGLILGIYIILMVGIGLTMGNTMTSGLQQLELSQQADGNAVFNTMQQFAGAIGTSVVSAVITLVQAQATGTTAHRTALGSTMALGILFVLVLIELVVISRAMKARQHPATQN, encoded by the coding sequence ATGTCAAAGCGAGTTGATTTGAAGCTGATTTTGGCAATCATTGCTGCGGGACTCTTGTCTTTTTGCGGGGTGATTGTCGAAACGGCGATGAATATCACGTTTCCCAAATTAATGCGGACGTTTGCCATTAATACTGCCACCGTCCAATGGATGACGACGGCGTATTTGCTGATTGTGGCAACGATTGTGCCGATTTCGGCGTTTTTGAAACGGCGGTTCAAGACAAAAACGCTGTTCGTAACGGCCAATCTATTGTTTATTGCCGGTCTGGTCGTGGATGCCGTTGCGACTAATTTTCCACTACTGGTGATTGGCCGCATCATTCAAGGTTGTGGCACAGGGATTGCGTTACCATTGATGTTCAATATTATCATCGATTGGGCACCTGCCAATCAGAAGGGCACGTTGATGGGGATCGGGACGCTGATTACGGCGATTGCACCGGCGTTAGGACCGACCTTTGGTGGCATCATCGTCAACAGCATGGACTGGCACTGGATTTTTATTTTCTTGATTCCAGTCCTCATTGTGTCGTTAATATTAGGAATCTACGCGATTCGCCAGGCAGAGCCAACCACTAAGGCCCGGTTTGATGTCCTCGGGTGGTTGATGATCGTGCTACTGTTCGTCGGGTTTACGATTGGATTTAGCAAACTTTCAACGGTGACAACGCAACCGTGGTCGTTTGTGGCCTGGCTCATCGTTGGACTGGTCGGGTTAGTGGGCTTCATCATGCGCACCCAGCACACTGACCAACCATTAATTAGCCTTAAAATTTTTCAGTCATCATCTTATGACGGGCATTTACTGGCCTATTTCTTAGTTCAAATTTGTGCGTTGGGCTTAGCCTTTATTTTACCGAACTACATCCAATTGGTGAATGGTCAGAGTGCACTGTTGGCGGGGTTATTTGTCTTACCAGGTGCCGCCATTGGGGCAATTTTTGCGCCTTTAGGTGGTCAAATTCTCGACCACTTTGGTGCGGCCAAACCAGTGCTGACGGGGTCGACCATCCTGGTGATTGCGATGGCACTATTTGCGATTTTGGGCATGCGACTCACCGGTGGCTTAATCTTAGGTATTTACATTATCCTGATGGTCGGCATCGGGCTAACCATGGGGAATACAATGACCAGCGGCCTCCAACAGCTGGAGCTATCACAGCAGGCGGATGGCAATGCCGTGTTCAATACGATGCAACAGTTTGCTGGCGCCATTGGGACTTCCGTAGTTTCAGCGGTGATTACCTTAGTTCAAGCACAGGCAACTGGAACGACTGCCCACCGGACGGCACTCGGGTCAACGATGGCTTTGGGCATCTTGTTTGTACTCGTGCTGATTGAATTAGTGGTAATCAGCAGAGCAATGAAGGCACGACAACATCCGGCGACTCAAAATTAG
- a CDS encoding MarR family winged helix-turn-helix transcriptional regulator — MEDSLGVMIKKAHNALSRDSDHYAKTLGLTGMQISVINFIANNEQHHDLFQRDLELEFNIRKATCSSLVSKMVADDLLVRAPVKDDGRYKRLLLTPKARQLATQIEAFFEASEQRMATILGAETHLTYEGLRQIAVAFTTPTRAPESW, encoded by the coding sequence ATGGAAGATTCTTTAGGTGTCATGATCAAAAAAGCCCATAACGCCCTCTCACGCGACTCAGACCACTACGCCAAAACACTCGGGCTGACTGGCATGCAAATCAGCGTCATTAATTTCATCGCCAACAATGAACAACATCACGATCTTTTTCAACGTGATCTGGAATTGGAATTCAACATCCGTAAAGCAACTTGTTCCAGTCTCGTCAGTAAAATGGTCGCGGATGATCTACTCGTCCGCGCGCCCGTGAAAGACGACGGCCGTTACAAGCGACTACTATTAACGCCCAAAGCACGCCAACTTGCGACTCAAATTGAAGCCTTTTTTGAAGCTAGTGAGCAACGGATGGCCACCATTTTGGGCGCAGAGACCCACCTGACTTATGAAGGTTTGCGCCAAATCGCCGTAGCGTTCACAACGCCGACACGGGCACCGGAAAGTTGGTAG
- a CDS encoding subtype A tannase, with product MQFKKLAPLMGGLLVMSVGLAACGQTKTKTKQTTSTATKVAKATKQTVTTADVKNAKKLLINQKKWRYNAKNKVYYQVGVKYGTKTSSSTYESMGIFIPAKYVTAKASGQKTYTITFNNKAKVKGYTAKTAPIVMPVNTPGYAAQTAPTSYDSNANKYTKAGFIYVAAGCRGLNQTDKSNGSSPWGVTDLKAAVRTLRLNSKRIAGDTNRVFTFGHSGGGAQSALMGATGDSKKYTTYLKTIGAPMATTSGKSTSDAVAGAMAWCPITSLDTANEAYEWNMGQYSNSGTRKQGTWTKALSNDMATSYAQYINKLGLKDADGKTLTLKKSTNGIYTSGSYATYLKKEVEQSLNNFLKDTTFPYKATSNEGPSGAAAQTGTTTGKMPSGSKPSGTAKSGSQPSGGAPSGGTTSASSTSGKTYKTATAYIKALNKNGKWITYNAKKNTATITSMKAFVKHCKTASKDVGAFDGLTRQQTENKLFATSGSSANHFDSTISKLLTANHAKYAKLKNYKASYAKAYQSDLKKTNAQGKSIQSRLNLYNPLYYLTSYYDGYNTSKVAKYWRIRTGIDQTDTALTVETNLALTLKQNPQVKNVNFATVWGQGHTEAERTGNYETNFIKWVNKSLK from the coding sequence ATGCAATTCAAAAAATTAGCGCCTTTGATGGGCGGATTGCTCGTTATGAGCGTTGGTTTAGCTGCTTGTGGTCAAACGAAGACCAAGACTAAGCAGACGACCAGCACGGCCACTAAGGTTGCAAAAGCCACCAAGCAGACGGTGACGACCGCAGATGTCAAGAATGCCAAGAAATTATTGATTAATCAAAAGAAGTGGCGCTACAACGCCAAAAATAAAGTCTATTATCAAGTTGGCGTCAAGTATGGCACCAAAACAAGTAGTAGCACTTATGAATCGATGGGGATCTTTATTCCGGCCAAGTATGTCACGGCAAAGGCTAGTGGTCAGAAGACGTATACCATCACTTTTAATAATAAGGCCAAGGTTAAAGGGTATACCGCCAAGACGGCGCCAATCGTGATGCCGGTTAATACACCTGGGTACGCGGCACAAACGGCACCGACCAGCTATGATAGTAATGCAAACAAATATACCAAGGCGGGCTTTATTTACGTTGCTGCTGGGTGTCGGGGTCTGAATCAAACGGATAAGTCGAATGGGTCGTCGCCTTGGGGTGTGACCGACTTGAAAGCAGCGGTCCGGACCCTGCGTTTGAACAGCAAACGGATTGCAGGCGATACCAATCGGGTCTTCACCTTTGGTCACAGTGGTGGTGGTGCTCAGAGTGCCTTGATGGGTGCGACTGGTGACAGCAAGAAATACACCACTTACCTGAAAACCATTGGCGCACCAATGGCGACAACGAGTGGTAAGTCGACGAGTGACGCGGTTGCTGGTGCAATGGCTTGGTGTCCGATCACTAGCCTGGATACAGCTAATGAAGCGTATGAATGGAATATGGGACAATACTCAAATTCTGGTACGCGTAAGCAAGGCACTTGGACCAAGGCGCTATCTAATGACATGGCTACCAGTTACGCGCAATATATCAATAAGTTGGGGTTAAAAGATGCTGATGGCAAGACCTTAACGCTTAAAAAATCGACTAACGGTATTTATACGTCTGGTAGTTACGCCACTTATTTGAAAAAAGAGGTCGAACAGTCACTGAATAACTTCTTGAAAGACACGACGTTCCCATACAAGGCAACTAGTAATGAAGGTCCGAGTGGTGCCGCAGCCCAAACCGGCACGACAACTGGAAAAATGCCAAGCGGCAGCAAGCCATCAGGGACAGCCAAGTCAGGAAGTCAACCTTCTGGTGGTGCGCCTTCAGGTGGAACCACCAGTGCTTCATCGACGAGTGGCAAGACTTACAAGACCGCCACGGCCTATATCAAGGCGCTCAATAAGAATGGCAAATGGATTACTTATAATGCCAAAAAGAACACGGCCACGATTACCAGTATGAAAGCCTTTGTTAAGCACTGTAAGACGGCTTCCAAAGATGTGGGTGCTTTTGATGGACTGACCCGGCAACAGACTGAGAACAAGCTATTTGCGACGAGTGGCAGCAGTGCTAACCACTTTGACTCGACGATCAGTAAGTTATTAACGGCCAATCACGCCAAGTATGCCAAGCTAAAGAATTATAAGGCCAGTTATGCGAAAGCCTACCAGTCAGATTTGAAGAAGACCAATGCTCAGGGCAAGTCAATTCAATCACGGCTGAATCTGTATAATCCACTGTATTATCTGACAAGTTATTATGATGGCTATAATACCAGTAAAGTTGCCAAGTATTGGCGGATTCGGACTGGAATTGACCAGACGGATACGGCTTTGACGGTTGAAACTAATCTGGCCCTGACATTGAAACAAAATCCGCAAGTGAAAAATGTTAATTTTGCTACCGTTTGGGGACAGGGACACACTGAAGCTGAGCGGACTGGTAATTATGAAACGAACTTCATTAAGTGGGTCAATAAGAGTTTGAAGTAA